In Arvicanthis niloticus isolate mArvNil1 chromosome 4, mArvNil1.pat.X, whole genome shotgun sequence, a single window of DNA contains:
- the Ccnl1 gene encoding cyclin-L1 isoform X3, whose protein sequence is MKLSSWQQTPSPLILDQNYINTKNQVIKAERRVLKELGFCVHVKHPHKIIVMYLQVLECERNQTLVQTAWNYMNDSLRTNVFVRFQPETIACACIYLAARALQIPLPTRPHWFLLFGTTEEEIQEICIETLRLYTRKKPNYELLEKEVEKRKVALQEAKLKAKGLNLDGTPALSTLGGFSPASKPSSPREVKAEEKSPVSVNVKTVKKEPEERQQASKSPYNGVRKDSKRSRNSRSASRSRSRTRSRSRSHTPRRHYNNRRSRSGTYSSRSRSRSRSHSESPRRHHNHGSPHLKAKHTREDLKSSNRHGHKRKKSRSRSQSKTRDHSDVTKKHRHERGHHRDRRERSRSFERSHKGKHHGGSRSGHGRHRR, encoded by the exons ATGAAGCTGTCGTCATGGCAACA GACTCCAAGCCCCCTGATCCTTGATCAGAACTACATTAACACCAAAAATCAAGTTATCAAGGCAGAGAGGAGGGTGCTAAAGGAGTTGGGATTTTGTGTTCATGTCAAGCATCCCCATAAG ATCATTGTAATGTATTTACAAGTCTTAGAATGTGAACGTAACCAAACCCTGGTTCAAACTGCCTG GAATTATATGAATGACAGTCTTCGAACCAATGTTTTTGTTCGATTTCAACCAGAGACAATAGCGTGTGCTTGTATCTACCTTGCAGCTAGAGCACTTCAA ATTCCGTTACCAACTCGGCCCCATTGGTTTCTTCTGTTTGGTACTACAGAAGAGGAGATTCAGGAAATCTGCATAGAGACACTTAGACTTTATACCAGGAAAAAG CCTAACTATGAATTGCtggaaaaagaagtagaaaaaagaaaagtagcctTACAGGAAGCCAAGTTAAAAGCAAAGGGATTGAATCTTGATGGAACTCCAGCCCTTTCAACTCTTGGTGGATTTTCTCCAGCCTCTAAACCAT CATCACCAAGAGAAGTAAAAGCTGAAGAGAAATCACCAGTCTCCGTTAATGTGAAGACAGTCAAAAAAGAACCTGAGGAGAGACAGCAGGCTTCAAAAAGCCCTTATAATGG ggtaagaaaagacagcaagagaagcagaaacagcagAAGTGCTAGTAGATCAAGATCAAGAACCAGGTCACGCTCTAGATCACACACCCCAAGAAGACA ttaTAATAATAGGCGAAGTCGATCTGGAACATACAGCTCAAGATCAAGAAGCAGGTCTCGCAGTCACAGTGAAAGCCCTCGAAGACATCATAATCATGGTTCTCCTCACCTTAAGGCCAAACATACCAGAGAAGATTTAAAAAGTTCAAATAGACACggtcataaaaggaaaaaatctcGGTCTCGATCTCAGAGCAAGACTCGGGATCACTCAGATGTTACCAAGAAACACAGGCATGAAAGGGGACATCACAGAGACAGGCGTGAAAGATCTCGCTCCTTTGAGAGGTCTCATAAAGGCAAGCACCATGGTGGCAGTCGCTCAGGACATGGCAGGCATAGGCGCTGA
- the Ccnl1 gene encoding cyclin-L1 isoform X2, producing MATVSEVSKSPRRSQCSENRSLESGTNRTPSPLILDQNYINTKNQVIKAERRVLKELGFCVHVKHPHKIIVMYLQVLECERNQTLVQTAWNYMNDSLRTNVFVRFQPETIACACIYLAARALQIPLPTRPHWFLLFGTTEEEIQEICIETLRLYTRKKPNYELLEKEVEKRKVALQEAKLKAKGLNLDGTPALSTLGGFSPASKPSSPREVKAEEKSPVSVNVKTVKKEPEERQQASKSPYNGVRKDSKRSRNSRSASRSRSRTRSRSRSHTPRRHYNNRRSRSGTYSSRSRSRSRSHSESPRRHHNHGSPHLKAKHTREDLKSSNRHGHKRKKSRSRSQSKTRDHSDVTKKHRHERGHHRDRRERSRSFERSHKGKHHGGSRSGHGRHRR from the exons ATGGCAACAGTGAGTGAAGTATCGAAATCCCCAAGGAGAAGCCAGTGTTCTGAGAATAGGTCACTGGAATCGGGGACTAACAG GACTCCAAGCCCCCTGATCCTTGATCAGAACTACATTAACACCAAAAATCAAGTTATCAAGGCAGAGAGGAGGGTGCTAAAGGAGTTGGGATTTTGTGTTCATGTCAAGCATCCCCATAAG ATCATTGTAATGTATTTACAAGTCTTAGAATGTGAACGTAACCAAACCCTGGTTCAAACTGCCTG GAATTATATGAATGACAGTCTTCGAACCAATGTTTTTGTTCGATTTCAACCAGAGACAATAGCGTGTGCTTGTATCTACCTTGCAGCTAGAGCACTTCAA ATTCCGTTACCAACTCGGCCCCATTGGTTTCTTCTGTTTGGTACTACAGAAGAGGAGATTCAGGAAATCTGCATAGAGACACTTAGACTTTATACCAGGAAAAAG CCTAACTATGAATTGCtggaaaaagaagtagaaaaaagaaaagtagcctTACAGGAAGCCAAGTTAAAAGCAAAGGGATTGAATCTTGATGGAACTCCAGCCCTTTCAACTCTTGGTGGATTTTCTCCAGCCTCTAAACCAT CATCACCAAGAGAAGTAAAAGCTGAAGAGAAATCACCAGTCTCCGTTAATGTGAAGACAGTCAAAAAAGAACCTGAGGAGAGACAGCAGGCTTCAAAAAGCCCTTATAATGG ggtaagaaaagacagcaagagaagcagaaacagcagAAGTGCTAGTAGATCAAGATCAAGAACCAGGTCACGCTCTAGATCACACACCCCAAGAAGACA ttaTAATAATAGGCGAAGTCGATCTGGAACATACAGCTCAAGATCAAGAAGCAGGTCTCGCAGTCACAGTGAAAGCCCTCGAAGACATCATAATCATGGTTCTCCTCACCTTAAGGCCAAACATACCAGAGAAGATTTAAAAAGTTCAAATAGACACggtcataaaaggaaaaaatctcGGTCTCGATCTCAGAGCAAGACTCGGGATCACTCAGATGTTACCAAGAAACACAGGCATGAAAGGGGACATCACAGAGACAGGCGTGAAAGATCTCGCTCCTTTGAGAGGTCTCATAAAGGCAAGCACCATGGTGGCAGTCGCTCAGGACATGGCAGGCATAGGCGCTGA